GTTATTTTTCAATGTTAAAAGCATAACAGTCATTACCAGTACCTTTTTCCCATCAATTGTAATGGGGCTGCCAGGTTCTGTTGGTGCTGATAGACGAATTCCCCAGAGTCTTTGCTTGACTCCATCATATGTTATGAGTCTAGATATAGTCTCCTGTCCCTTGTAACAACCTGAGAAGATTAGAATTAGATCATTCATCTCTTATCTTTCTATTCAAATGATTTTGTGGAAATGAGTTAGATACCCTTGTCAACAGAGATGGAATTCCAGAGACCAGCCTCCAGGACATTAAATTCATTGGTAAGTTCTTTTTGAGGAGCTGGCCTCCCTGCAAAAATTGAGTTGCACTCATCAAGTAGTTATATAAATCAAAACTTGTAAGCCAAAACGACCCAGTCAAGAATCACCACCTTGAAGAACCCTTAATTTTTCCCATGCATTAGAACCCATTGGGAGAGCGCCCAGAGAAAGAATACTTTTCCAGACTGATCCAGCAGCAGCTGGTGACATCATTAGAGAAAAACCTTCTTCAGATATGATGTTTCCCACACCTACAGTAATAGGCATCCCACTGACCTGCAAATTAAAAGAGGGTTTGGATAAGGTCGattgcaaataaaaaatgaaagtatACACAATAAAATAGTTAATATCTCTATTACCACTGGCCTTGGTTTACTACACTTGCGTAATGCATCATCAAAGATACTCCTAGTCATGAAttgaataatataaatttaaatttgtcaCATtaggaaaattacaaaatcagGTAAATGATTCTGTAACAAAaatgttctctttttttttttgggcgggGGGGTAACATAAATGTCTAAGATCCACAGATTTAACAGGGAACAGATACACAATAAAACCAttttacataataataataatagaaatcCCAGAATCATATAATCACCTGAAACAGAGACACAAACAGAACCAttttacataataataatagaaatcCCTGAACCATTTTACGCATATGTGAATGCATCACTGAGACTCCAAAGCACAACTTGTTTATGCGTACGTTGTAACGTTTACATTACATTTTAGCTATGCATGTTAACATACACTGAAATGTCGATGTGTGCCATATGGTTGTCCAACAAGATCACCGAGGTTCAAGTCCTCCATTACCTGATTGCATTCCACAATAATAAGCGTTTACACCCTCAAATTCAAAGCTTCAAAAGCATCATATCAAATACTGGaataatgttaagggaaaaTACCACGTTACTATCATGAATTTTGCTCGTGTGATAAATCGCCCCTTGAGCTTCTAATTTTTCCAATTAACTTCTGTCATTTTTTGCTCACCTAACAAATAGGACTGAACCGGTGGCTCACTCTTTCTAAGTAATGGGAAAGAGGACCGAAACATGCCACTGAAAGACTACTAAGACAAAGATGGGCTGTCAAGAACGTAGAGGAGGTAGGATGGGTAGTTGGTCAGATCTAGTATAGATCGTACATGGACGGTAGTTGGAGTTGGCGGCTCTCCGGGATCCCTCATTTGGGATCCCTGGAAAAGAGGATCAAGTTGGCCCTTGCGAACAGCTTGATGCACTATCTTCCTTCAATCCTTTCAAATTTCCCATCAATTTTTAACAAGAGTCCTACGACAAGTCCAATTTTATGTCACCCCAACAACAGCCTTTCAAATATGCGAACCTcaaattttcattcattttccAATACAAATCCcttaaaaaatactttaaaaaagcaaaaggaaacattaaaataaaaaagctgaGGGTAGCACCTCCACCCCTTCCCGTCACTGAGGGGCAGCCTGAGGGGAGGAATCCACCCCCACATGAAGGGGTCCCCTGATGTGCTTGGGCGTGGAGGTGCCTCCAACCCCAGCCTTGACGGAGCGGCCTCCtgccccccccaccccccaaggCCACCCAAGGGAAGGACCGAAGGGGTAAAGGCTGGCCCGTCATGAGGGGTGGAGGCATTTCCCTCACTCTCCTTCTTTCAtttgttccaattttttttttttaatggaaatttTATATGGTTTGTGTTAGAGAATTAATGTAAAAATTGAAGTTCACACACATGGAATCCCGTTATTAGGTCTTTGTTTctgatatatatgtaaaatcAGATACAACACAGGACTTCCTATTAAAAATTGGACAAAAATCTGGAGGGAACAACctatttttcatatgagcaaaaCTGAAGGAAGTTAATTGGAAAATTAAAAGTTTCCAGAGATTTTTCATACAGGCAAAACTCCAGGTAGTAACGGGGTATTTTCCCTAATGTTAACAATATATGAGAACTTTTTAACATTACTTACTTGATTGCTTCTGGGTCCCACCAAAACAAATATGCAAGTTTGCTTGGTGATGTCTTGAATCTCAACCTTGTCAGCAAGAAATATGTACCTATGATTGAATGCCTCATAAAAGACTTTACTGCATGGATCTTTTCCCTTGATAATAGTAATAACAATTTATACAATGAAACAATAACTCAGGGGAAAAGTTTCAATACAAAAGGTGTACAATCCAACTTAACTGGAAAAGACCTTTACTCAACTACTTGGACTCAGCTATATGCATTGGTTTTCCACCATCCTACTGTTTTGGGATCATTTAATATGTTCAAAGCCCATTTTATTGATAACAATACCATGTCAACCACATTTTTGTTGGCCTTCTAGCCCTCATAGCACTGGCACCAGCACCTTCAACTTGACTCGTCCTTACTAAGTCATTAATCGCCTTTGTTGCATGTTACCAAATTATCTGAGCGAACTTTCTCAGACATCGTATTTGTTGTCAATTAATGCTAACCTCTAGCTTTTCACAGATGTTATTATTCTATCCaatattttcttgtcttttcatAAATCCCCATTAATCTACACAGACTATAAAGATCTTGCGAGGATGCTGCTTCTTGACTTTCAGCATGTAAGTACACATTTCTGAACACTTAATTTGATAAGCATAGATGGGATAGCTGTCCTATGACCTTTTCTGGGGTACTAATTGATATCACGATTCTATGAAAGCATTTTCCACAAAGTGCGACAAGCAGGGTTTATTGTTTACTGCTAAAAGTGTAAAAGCTTCCATGAGCTCCAGAAAGACAATACCACCTAAAATCATGATTGCAATGTTTGGCAAAGTtggtaaaaagagaaaaaagaaaaaaaggttttcCTAACTTGATATTTATAAAATAGCTGCTATAACACATATGGGAAGCAGGTATTATGCCCGGAAACCAATGTCATGTTTATGATCTTTGACTGAGGTGTAAATCAGACTCCCTAGTCAGTCTGCTTGAGGAATCAagcctttttaaaaaaaaaaattattgatttaaaacattcttgaatttaattttgagaacaaaacaaaaacaaaatataattagaAATTATTTGATCTTGACATTTCtgattttgggtgtttgtttttcaaaacagggaaaaaaaaaaaaatcggaacCCATGCCAGCAGTGCTAAGGATGCGCTACCGTCTATGTTCCTGTATTGTGCTAATTTAATGAACACATGCTTCTTTTGCTCCGTTGATTGTGTTGGCAATGAAAACCATGCCTAACAAAATCATAGCACACGAATGAATCCGATCAAGTTGTTGGCAATGGAAAGCACACCTGACAATAAAAAATTTGCCAAAATGAGTTGACGAGGTGGTTGCCCCACCCTCAAGCTGTCGGGGGAGGTTTCATCACCCCCTCGAGCTGTCGGGGAGAGGACATACCAACCCCCAAGCTGCGCACCACCACCCCGTGCCATCGGGAGGTCGTCGCATGTAACACCACCTTCTCAAATTGAGAAGATAAGGATTAGCTCACGTAGAGTGGatagtttataaaaatatttatgagcGCTAAGCTCCACATTGTCTACTTCTTAGGTAAAACTGGggtttataagggattctagagaagctccaaattgactaattcttttggggtgatagcgcataTGTGACTAATCTTTTTCCTTAggtcgttataaatggtatcagagtcaggTTGTAACGCCAAGCCATGTGGTACAGAAGTACCACATGACGTGGCTCTTACGAGGTCGTCAGAGGTTTAAGGGAGGGCATTTGTAACACCCATGTCTCACATTGGAAAGATgaggagtagcccacatagagtaggtggtttataaagatagtcacgaatgctaagtcccacattacctaattaatatgtaaaattgggctttataaggaattttagaaaagctccaaattgattagtcattttgggaTAATAGTTCAGATGTGGCTatagctttaaaatgtttttggaaacaatttgatattaaaaacactttccttatttattatattaactaTTAATACTACTATCggtagataataataataacatgcAAGAACAAGATGCACCTACTTGTTCAGCATTTCAGTTATGCTTCGACAGGTCACTGGTGAAACCAACAATATAACTGCATTTTTCTGTGAACACAAgcaacccaagaaaaaaaaaaaggtactaatcagccaataaaaatacaaatattattACATTGCAGAGAAGCCAATAGCCAAATCAGAAGTATAAAGATTACCATGATCCACGCGAACGCAATATCAATTGTCCGAGCTGTTGGTGTAACAAAAACAGTGTCACATCCCTACTGATTTCAATGAGAAATCCTATTACTTAAGCCTGTAGGACTGTATCAATATAAGAATAAAGTTTATGTACGAACTACAAATATGCAATGAACTAATGACATCTCCCACCAAATCTCACCTGTCCTTCACGAAGACATTCAAAATTTGCTGTGCTTTGGTTGTGAAGAAACTGGATACGGTCTTCTCCACTGACTATATATCAGTTGAACCCGTATtatttacaaggaaaaaaaatgttaaagcaCCTGTGAAGAGAACCATATACTGCACAGACTTTTGCCATATATGTGTGGAAGACCTCTAATATTCAGACGATATAtatctcttacttatcaaaaaaaaaaaaaaatttcagacgATCTATAcatcaaaaaattaacaatatgcaAAGCACTTTGAGTTGAGTGCAAAAGATGATAGGGTGAAAAATGTCAAATACCAAAACAAGGCAGTTTCTTAGCATGTAATCGAATGTGTCTGATAATCATACTAACAACTATGAGATTTCTGTAGCTTAGAAACAATTTCTGTACCACTAAAAAGTGGCGCACAATGACAAGCAGATGAAAGCATTACACAGGGATTAGGAATAAATATGAAATAATTGACAACATATTAGTACCTCAACTATAACTGAAAATTTTATATGGTTATCAACCACAATTTCTCATTCTATAAATGGCTATTTGCATTTTTATCATGTAATACACTGCATTGTTATATTCAATTTTACCATTCATAGCAAGATCAATAATAGCCTTGTTATAACGGTGAAGAGTTCAAAGATGGTCCAAGGTTTGTACACCgatctctgagggagggttggggatTAGGAACTTGCTAAGGTTCAATCATGCTCTCTTAGATAAATGGCTTTGGCACTATgggcttgagagagaggcttagTGGAGAGTGGTGGTGGGCTCTAAATATGGAAGTGCATGGGGAGAGTGGTGTTCTAGTGAGCTCATTGGGGCATATGGGGTGAGCTCATGGAAGAATATTAGACGGGGTTGGGGTGAGCTCCAGGGAGCTATTTGTCACAACCTCAAACTAAAGTGACCAATTTAgtaatttttcctcttttttttcttctctcttttcccaCATTACGATTACTTCATTTGTTTCGAAAGACTTTCTCCTAGAAGTATACTAATTACCAGGGAATTTATCAAGCAGTGTCCTTTCATTAGCTACAACAATTATTCTGCAAAGTGCTGAAGTAAGTTTTTAAACATGTCAAATCTTTAATTCATAAAATATCTAATGTCTCTCTTAATGACACTAAGCTCTcgtttggaaaaaataaagaacacaattgaaatattctcttttctttttttttctcagctAAAAGAATGGGCCAAAGCTGCAACATCACATCTGGAAATTTATTGGGAAGCAAAAAATACCATCTAAAACTATGAAACAAAGATCACAATCTAGACCATAAAGGCGGttcttttgaaattattttctttgctgCTTCACCTGGGTTCCTTTATCTTAAGCGGGaccaccaaaacaaaagatagTAATATTATCTTTTAATGGGTTTTTAGCTATCCATTCTGCCCATTAATGACTACTTGGAAATTCTTTACTAGATTTGGCTCCAGATCATTAATGACTACGGAAAGAGTGCTGCCTCTTCTACCCGATCATTTTCAAAACATTGGAGGtgcttgagaaaaaaaaaattatcaatgatCTAATTCACATGATTCTACACAATGCCTCACATCAGTTGAAACTACTACTGTTTCAAAAGAATCGACTcacatggagatatttttcaaTAGCATTTACTAAAACAATACCAATAGAAACGTGGCTTGTTCCCTAACACCCCCACCCCTCTCCCCAAAATAAAAGGTATAAGATAATGATATCGTCAGTACAAATCACAAAACCATACAAAATTTTGCAGCATCATAGTCCTAACAAAAGTTAAGATAATGATAATATATCTTTCGAAAGTACAGGAAAAGAGCATGTACCTCTTATCCGGCCAAAATGTGAAAGGTCCACAACCTAAGAAATCAGATgtcataaaagaaacaaaataagacCATACAATTAATAGCTACATACTGAAGAAAAGTTAAAAGTCAGACAGTAAATCGCCACAAGCTCACTAAAAGAAGAAAGTTAAAAGACTGCATACAGTCTTATGAAACTCGTAATGAATTTCGTTACAAAATATTCCAAAGAACTTCATGGATTAAAGCATTAAGCCAATAGCacctattttttattagctgGTGCATCTGACCAAGCCCAAGCCTAAGCCTAGCCTATGAATGCCTGATAGTATTAACTGCTTTGGCAAGCCCAGAGCTAAACAAAtttgtattcttattttatgaattcttcagaatatttttgatttgttgCTTCATGGAAACTAAGTAGTGTCTTGGTTAACaataaatcttttattttttttgataagtaagtgcaaattttataaataacagcgtaaggcaccccaagtacacatggagtatacaagaaacaaACACCTCAACACCGACCCACCCCAAACAACATCCCACAAAACAAACCAACCCCTAACTCTTTTCCATTACTGGGGTATTAAATAGTAGACCATCCAACATATCTCCAAGTGTGTCATAACTATATCTATTtgaacaaagaatgaaagaaggGAGTCACAGCTATTATTCAAAGTGACTAAACTAGCAtgccattttaaaattttctttttcaggcCAAGTAccatttcaaaataaaattcactTCATCTGCACCATTTTCACACATTCTCATAGAGAACCACCAGACTTCACAATAAACCTTCTAAAAGAAGACATTGACATTTGATAATGCAACTCCAATGGCAGCATAAGCATCAAAATTATTTGCATTTAGATCAACTAGTCATGTTAAATTCAGTAAATGTGAAGCTAAAATGCTCTAAGACAATTTTAACTCAAAGAGACGGTTAGATTCGGTGGATATGTGGGTAAAGGACTAGGTActgagttttttttcttttataaattaaaaaaaaaaaaaaagtgtttaaaactctttaaaacaaaggtaacattttttttttttttattaaaagatcccttccaatatatataaatgagaCCAAACGGTCTAATGTTCAGGGTTACAACAACTCTCTAATAAACTAAGTCAGAGGCAGGAAATTGAGTTTTCTCCGCCAATGCAAAGTCAGACTCAGACCATAACAGACCACAGCTGCTAAAAAATAACCTAGACAACAGAAGATGCCTCTACATTACATGAATATCAATAAAGATTTAGGAGAGGGCACACATTTTGAGCTATAAATAACTTTTACAGACCAGGTTTGAACTAAAACCAACAGAGCAGACTGCATAAGTAACTAATAACATACAAACCAaaaaacaagatagaaaagatCGCCATGGTTATCTCCCGAAAAATCTCCACATTGGAAATGTCCCATATCATGAACACAAAACCAAGTTGAAACAACCTGTTGTGCCACCTGTAGTCTACTAACCGCATCAAGTGCCTTAGAAACTACCACTTATAACTGTTACCACTTGGAACTACCACCTGTAGGCTACTTGTAACGCATCATGGGCAATTGGGACAGCATGCCGCATAGATCGGTGATGGCCCCACCAAAAGCATTTCTAACAGAACAATTCTGATGTATTCTCGCAGCCGTTATGGAGGAATTAACCTGGCCAGTAACTGCTCCTTCACAGGCAGGTACATCAGTGCTCCTGATCTCCGATGCTCCGATACCCCTTTTTCCAGAGCAAAGCCCAGCCCTTCAACAACTGTTAGTAGCGGTTAATCCTCCTACCACTGTCGCTGCAAGCCACTGAGTGCAACCAACGTTTATTCCACCAGCATCATCTCCTTTGGCACCAGATCTACTCTCCTCCCTTGCTTGGCAACCAGCAAACTTCTCCTCTACATGCTTGACCACACTGGAACAAAAACTATTTTCACCTAGGGTCGTGAAAACATTCGTTCTAGATTGGGTGTCCTTCTCCGGAGAAAAACCACGACCAAAACATTAAACTACATCTCCATCCCAAAAAAGGACGAGACAAAATGACCTTCTCCAGTGGGACAACGTCGCCCTAAGATAGAAAACGCCCTACCAATttctaaaaacacaaacacaacagTATGGGAATATGCTTCCCTCCTCAACAAAcaggctttttttcttttctctctctttggaAATAACTGCTAACATGCCATTTCAAAgtacttttcattttttggctaagtaacattacaaaataaaattcacttTATTTGCACCATTTTCATACATGCTCATAGAGAACCACCAGACTTCACAATAAACCTTCTAAAAGAAGACGTTTACATTTGATAAGGCGACTCCAATGGCAGCATAAACATCAAAATTATTTGCATGCAGATCAACTAGCCATGTTAAATTCAGTAAATGTGAAGCAAAAATGCTCTCGGGCAATCTTAACTCAAAGAGACCGTCAGATTCAGTGGATATGTGAGTAAAGGAATAGGTACTgagtttttaaaacaaaaaaaaaacaaaaaaacgtgtttttaactctttttttttttttcgataggTAACATGAAATTGCTAAGAAGTTTGCTGAATTCCATGCAAAAGACCACATATATTCTCTATAATTAAGGCTTCCGACCAAGCCTCTAATATTACTGTGGGGTTTTCTTACATTAGTTCATTAGCATCTGATGggttattttggttatttttacgTTGAATCGAAGTCTTATGAGGTCTGGTCGGGAGTTGGGAATGGTGGTTTTCGACTAGCCGAGTGGAGTAGAGGGACTTTTCGGTCGGTGGTATGGGTTTTCAAAGTATGGTTTAGTTCCTTAAAATGATGGAGCAGTTGTTGATTGGAGCTTTGTCGGTGGAGTTATGTAGGACTCGTAGAGTTGTCTGGACATTTATGGAACTCACAGAGTATGGCGGTGGAGGGAGGCACAATTACGTAATTACACCAGAGGGCCATGATACTATTGGTTGGGGATGTTGTGTTTTGCAGTTGCGGAGGTTGGTAAAGCACGTGGAGCAGACAGGGATCGTCGACCCGGAAATTGATCCTACAAAGGGGCAACCACGAGTAGTGGAGTGGGGACATCGGACATTTGTGGAAGCAGTGGCAGTGAAAGGGCTAACCAAGGAAATATAGGAGAAGAGCAAGGGTGGTAAgggaaagattgaaaaaaagcCCAGTATTGAAAGTGAAGATACCAAGAAGCAGGAGGGGACTTTTATTCCCGTAGATCCCGCTGATCAAGCTGGGTTAATTCTAGTGAAGAACGTTATGGAAGGTAATGTATAGGCTTTAAAGGAAATTTTGGTTTCCTTTGAAAATGAAATCGCCAGATGTCTGAAGCAGATTGAATTGGGCCGGTTATTAAGTAGGGGCTGGATTATGGTAGGTACAGATACAAATAAGCTATGGGACCCACAAGGTATTCGAGAGGGTGAAGAATTGCTACCATGTGGTAGGCTTGTCGTATGAGGGGTATGAGCAGATGCTGGCACTATTTACAGTTATTGAAGCAAATAGGAAGGATAGTAGTATGGCTAGTTCTTCAAAAGTTTTGGCAAAGACAAATatcaaaggaaaaagagaattaCAGTGATTGGCATGTTCTACCAACTATGATGCAAAGAGAGGGACAACAACAAAAGATAACGGAAAGGGGAGGGGCTTTCGCGTGCTTAATGATGGCCAGAATTTTATCTTGGAATGTGAGGAGACTGAATGTAGAGGAGAAGAGGATGCAGATTAAGGGACTCAGAGGGGTGTGGAAGGTGGATATTGTGTGTTTACAGGAAACCAAACTTCAAGTTATTAACGGGGAGGTGGTACAAAGTTGGTGGAGTTGTGCTCGTGTGGATTGGTACTTTTTAGGGTCAAGAGGTGCCTCCAGAGGTATTTTGCtgatgtgggatagaagggtcgTGGAAAAGATGGAGGCTTGTGAGGGGAGATTTATTAGTGCATGCTCCTTTCTCTGTGTTAGTGATAATTTTGAATGGGTCTCCGCAAGTGTGTAGTGTGACTGTGGCCACAATGATGATCAAGAAAGGAAACTTCTGTGGGATGAATTGGTTGGAGTCATGAGTTGGTGGGAAAAGCCTTGGAGCATTGGAGGACTTTAATATCATTCGTTATCTGAGCGAGAGATTAGGAGATAACCGATATTCATCATCTATGGGGGAATTTTCAGACTTCATTTTTGAACAAGGGCTTATGGATAGTCTCAATGATGACCaatgaagtatttgggtcttccgtTTGGGGCGCCTTATAAGTCTTCTACTAAATGGAATGGTATTGTTGAGAATATGGAAACAAAgttggcgggttggaagagGCTTTATTTGTCAAAGGGAGGGCGGTTGACGTTGATTAGAAGTACATTGTATAATTTAcccacatattttttttattttttttaatcattgttccctattcctttggGTGTGGCAAACAAGTTAGAGAAACTTCAAAAAGATTTCTTTTGGGGTGGTCTAAATGAGGAGTTTAAGTTCCATTTAGTTAAATGGTCTCAAATTTGTTCTCCTATGCAGTTTGGTGGGTTGGGTATTCAAAACTTGAGTAAGTTTAACCAAATATtgttgggtaaatggttatggagttTTGCTACAAAAAGGGAAGCAttttggtgtttggttgtgGAAGCAAAAAATGGTTGTTTGAATGGAGGTTTGAGTACTAAGGAAGTTGAGGGGCTTTTTGGTggagtgtggaaacatattaggcgGGGGTGGCGAGTTTTCTCTAGATTTATTATATTTCAAGTAGGAGATGGTTCTCAAATTAGCTTCTagcatgatgtttggtgtggtgATCATTCTCTGAAGGACGCCTTTCCGAGGTTATTTCATATCCCGCAATGTAAGGAGGCGAGGGTCATGGATAATTTGTAGGTTTCCAATGGTGTTATACATTGGAACATTCCTTTTTAACTAGCTGTACAAGATTGGGAGGTAGAGGTGGTGCTTGCCTTTTTTGGGATGTTGTATTCTCTCAAATGGAGACAAGGTGGGGAGGATTGTATTCGGTGGATTCCTTCAAAAAGGAAGTTTAAGGTGCGGATGTTTTTTCATGAGTTATCTATTTCgggggttttttcttttccttggaggAGTATCTAGAAAGTTAAAGTACCTCTACGTGTGAGTTTTTTTGTGTGGATGGCAGCTCTTGGGAAGATCCAAACCTTGGATAATCTACGAAAGAGAGGAGTTATAGTAGTGGGATGGTGTTGCATGGGTAAGAGGAGCGAAGAATCTatagatcatcttcttcattgcgaaGTGGCACTGAACTTATCGAGTGCGCTTTTGACTCTTTGATGTTATATGGGTTATGTCTGAAAGGGTGGTTGATCTGTTAGCATGTTGGATAAGTCAGGTGGGCACTCGTTTAGTTCTAGTTGTGTGGAGAATAGCCCCACTGTGCTTAATGTGGACCATATGGAGAGGGCGGAATAACAGATGTTTTGAAGATCATGAAAAGTCGAAGGACGAGATCAAGAATATTTTGGTCAAATCCCTTTTTAATTGGAGAAGGGCtttaatatttctttaatttctaaCTTGTCTCTTtttgtggagttttgttcttttcaccttctttttttttttttgttaagtaagaattcattaaaaagcgcagaggggcgcaaccctagtacacatgaagtatacaaaggagcccctaaAAAGAGGactgaaacgaacaagaaagtaaaaaatcagcgtacggcatactacccgagctatgcgccgacacccaaagatatagcatattaagcacatttctacaaagagccccaacctgtacctccacat
The sequence above is drawn from the Alnus glutinosa chromosome 11, dhAlnGlut1.1, whole genome shotgun sequence genome and encodes:
- the LOC133881878 gene encoding putative transferase At1g60990, chloroplastic isoform X1, whose amino-acid sequence is MATAAAQRLPSITITQRRPLPSFRSQQLHRDGALSWKKKVTWAKKLSLSSTSRTTHFAALPFDLSPPPIDHDLLETATIAGAKVSDDGVIETFNNDDEALDAVDNGVVVVDLSHFGRIRVSGEDRIQFLHNQSTANFECLREGQGCDTVFVTPTARTIDIAFAWIMKNAVILLVSPVTCRSITEMLNKYIFLADKVEIQDITKQTCIFVLVGPRSNQVMEDLNLGDLVGQPYGTHRHFSVSGMPITVGVGNIISEEGFSLMMSPAAAGSVWKSILSLGALPMGSNAWEKLRVLQGRPAPQKELTNEFNVLEAGLWNSISVDKGCYKGQETISRLITYDGVKQRLWGIRLSAPTEPGSPITIDGKKVGKVTSYASGRTESEHFGLGYIKRQAASEGGTVTVGDNITGTVVEVPFLARQCPPSRS
- the LOC133881878 gene encoding putative transferase At1g60990, chloroplastic isoform X2, with the translated sequence MATAAAQRLPSITITQRRPLPSFRSQQLHRDGALSWKKKVTWAKKLSLSSTSRTTHFAALPFDLSPPPIDHDLLETATIAGAKVSDDGVIETFNNDDEALDAVDNGVVVVDLSHFGRIRVSGEDRIQFLHNQSTANFECLREGQGCDTVFVTPTARTIDIAFAWIMKNAVILLVSPVTCRSITEMLNKYIFLADKVEIQDITKQTCIFVLVGPRSNQVMEDLNLGDLVGQPYGTHRHFSVSGMPITVGVGNIISEEGFSLMMSPAAAGSVWKSILSLGALPMGSNAWEKLRVLQGRPAPQKELTNEFNVLEAGLWNSISVDKGCYKGQETISRLITYDGVKQRLWGIRLSAPTEPGSPITIDGKKRALHDCI